From the Gracilinanus agilis isolate LMUSP501 unplaced genomic scaffold, AgileGrace unplaced_scaffold21930, whole genome shotgun sequence genome, the window tcctctctgtctctctctgtctctctctgtctctctctctctctctctcccttctccctcccctctctctctgtccttcctccctctcaTGATGCTTTGGACAGGAGCAGAAGCGAGAGCGGTGGTCAGCTGGGACTAGAAGTAGACAAGGGAGCCCACAGCCCCGGACATGGCCCTTAGGAGGGAGCACGGTGAAGGGTTGTTCTCAATATGATTGTCTATAAGTGTATTTATTCTTAGCGTCAGAACTTCCCAGTCACTGGCGGGGAATCATTgggtcagtcagcaaacattaaACACCTAATGTATACAGAAAACCACGCTCTGGGCTGTGGGTTGCCACCCTACCTCCTTTCAGCCACTAGCACTCCCTGCTCGCCCCgtgtacaaagacaaaaggggaaGAAGGGCCTGGCAGCCGTGCCCTGAGTGACCTGAAGGTGGGCTCAGTCCCAGCTCTGCTGCGTAATTCGTGATTATGAGTCTCTATGCAAGGCACAACCGTTGCCGGCTCGTGGAGCAGCGTTCAGGAGGCCTGGAAAGGTCAGAGCGGGGCTGGGACAAGGCGGGCTTTGAACCCCACACACGGGATTCTGACCTGGAGCCTGGACCACGGGGAGCCACAATGAGCAGCAGGGGAGGCGCCAGGGCCAGACCAGCCCGCTGGGAAGATCCCGCTGACAGCTGAGGGAGGAAGCCCAGGGGAGGGTCTGACCCAGAGGAGCCGCCTCATCCTCCAGGCGGCTCCCTGGCTCCTGCTACTTCAGGGGACGGTTCAAAGCATCCGGCAGCCTGACTGCCAAGCCAGGCCCAGCACGCACCGAGGCCTTGTCTGGGCTCTCCCACCACCCCGTTCTTCTCCTGAGAAATGCCCCAGCCTGGCTCTGCCAGCAACGCCCATCCCTCACTCCCCCGGGGAGAGGCCCACCACCAACAAGATCGCACAGCCCGGCCGGCTGACCTTTCCGGAACTCGGGGACATAATGGAAAGTCTTGTCGCCCAAGTGGATGAGGAAGTTGGAGAAGTTCCCACTGATGGCGATGGCAAAGACGAGGGTGGCACAGATCCAGAAGGGccctgggaaagagaaagagcagcAGGAGTTAGCACCAGCCGCCTGGGGGCACAGAGCCCGTCTGCCCCTCTCCCTCCATGGCCAAGAGAACAGCCCTTCAGGCAGAACTGGCTTCTCTCTGAGGCACTGGAGACACAGAGCTCCAGTCAACAGTGACCCCAGAACGCCCACTCCAGAACACTGGACGGCGGGTCACCTGGTCTCTGCCTCCAACATCCAGGCATCCCAACGTAGTTCTAGACAATGACCCAAATGGATTTCCTTCCATTGGATTCTTCCTCTAAAACGTCTCCCTGTCCACACCACGCCAAGCCAATCCCATCCAGTTAGGAAATCTGGCAGAGGATCACAGACATCCAGCCACCAGGGCCCTCAGAGGCCCAGAAGTGAGCTGCCCAGTGTCCTGgggccctcctgactccaagtgcaaGGCCCAGGGCCCTGAGGAGGACAAGTCTCTGAGGCCACAAAGCAAGAATGAACAAGAGCCTGCATGCCTCGAGGAGCAGAATTATAGAAAACACAAGCATGCAGCAGAGGGGAGGTAGCTGTGAGATGCAGCCCCTTAGCCaggccttgaaggaagctgaggatTCCAAGAGTGGGGGCCCAAGAAGGGGTGGGCTCTGAGGGATGAAGATCAGCAAACACATGAGGTAACATGGAAGGTGCCCCCCAGGTCCCTCATTCTGCCCCACTGAGGCCAGGCACGGCACAGCCCCTCTGCCACAGGACAGGCCTCTGGGCACCTGAAGAAGCTCTCAGGCCCAGGCCTGGGAGAAGGATAAGCTTCgctctgcttggccccaaaggaCAGGACACAGTACACCTGGGAGAAGCTGGAAAGAGACATCTGAGACAAATATTGGGAAACCCTTCCAAAGAGCAAGAGCTGGCTCAGctggtagtgagttccccatcactcAAGGTCTTCATGATGGGATGTTGCAGAAGGTCTTTGTGTTCAAGTACAAGCTGGATGAGATGCCTTTCAGCTCTGAATTCCGCCAGTTCTCTGAATTCCTCTCTCTTTTGCCATAACCAGGCCGGCGATGCTCTCCTCCATGTCCTGATTCTCCTGGCTTCAAGACTTgactcaaatctcacctcaggcAGGAGACATTTCCCAGACCCTCACTGTGGATGCCGTCCCTCTGTAACTCGGATGGGCCTTGTTCTTTACccctgtctccctcattagaacatAAGCACCCTCCCAGAGGGCAGTAAAAGTGTTTCAGCCTTTCTCTTTATGCCCATCATCAGCACAGCACCAGGCACAAAGCAGGCACTAATGAATGCCTTACTAGCTAACTACCTTGCCATCGTCTAGACCTGGCCACGTCGCTCCCCAGCTCAAAAGCCTCCCAGGGCTCCCCCTCACCCACAGGATCAAATAAAAGTCTTTCAGCTGGCACTGAAGACCCTCCACAGTGCTGCTGCCCCTTCACCTTCGGCCTTATTCCCTCGGCTTCTCCAAACTAAattctgcccaaagggctttgcTTCCCTTCTCCCCACTAGGCTGGGAGCTCCTCAAGCACAGGGCCTGGCCCATAGCAGGTGTCTAGTGAACACCCCTGTGTGTCTGGCTGGCtggctccttccttccctttgagGCACTGAAGGGAAGATGTCACTGCATCTCCCACCAAGCCTTCCCAGGTTTCCCAGGCCCAGGGAGACTGTTCCTTCCTTGGATCTCCTAGAAGCCTTTCTTTGCCACATAGTTCACAAAACATCCTGATGAGTTAACTCACTGCATCAATACAAATGCACAGTTGCTTGGGAATAGAAGAGTCTTAGACATAGCCCAGGACCTGgggagtaaaatgacttgtccaaggtggcCTAGTCACGACCTGAGCCTAGGTTTCCCTGACTTCCGAGTGGGCTTTCTATCCACCCCACCTTTCATATCTTTGTGGCCTGAATACCAGAAATCATTTAAACTTGCTACAGGCAGAAGCCAAAACATCCATTCACTGGAAAATGGGATCCTGGAACTCAGAacaaaaagagacctcagagaccatctgatCCTACCCTGCTGTTTTACACAAggagaaactaaagcccagatgGGCCcaatggcttgtccaaggtctgGCCCCCTGACATCTGCCTCAAACGCTTCAAGGCCTAACTCTAGGACCATTAAACAGCCCCTCAGGGAGTCCCTGTGTCACCACATCACATGCCCATTAGTCACAGTAGCCATGTTCAGAACAGTGTTCAAAacgttttctttctctttcccactccaGGACCACCCCAGAGACTTTGGTTCCACAAGAGTAGCCAGCCTCCTCCTGAGTCTTCTCTCAGACCCTCCCTGGCACCACCCCCAGGATGGAAATAAGTGTGGCCTGCGTAGCACCCACCATAGAGATCTGGATTGCTTCGGATATACAGCCTAACAAAGTTCCGCCCAGGGATGGGCAACATCGAGCCTTTTATCCTGTCGAAGACCTAGAAACAAGACAGTGGAGAAGTCAGAGATCAGAGACGTGACCCAAGCAGGCTGTCTGTCCCTGTGAGCACTCCTACAGGGCAGCAATGGCCCTTcacctctctttgtatcctcagggctggcctggcacatagtaggcagttaagaaatgctagttgactgactggaGATGGTGTGAAAAATACAATGCCTAGGAATGAAAAGGATTCCTTCAAACGAGCTCGAGGAAGTCACTGAACTTCCAAGGGGACTATGGCCTTGATGCCTGTGTAAGTGCTCTACAGTGGACAAGGCACTGGGAAGCTGGAAGGGGTTAGCAAAAGTAATAAGAagatcggggcagctgggtagctcagtggattgagagtcaggcctagagacgggaggtcctaggttcaaatccggcctcagacacttcccagctatgtgaccctgggcaagtcacttgacccccttgcccacccttaccactcttccaccaaggagccaatacacagaagttaagggttaaaaaaaaaaaagtaataagagGATCGCTTCAAAGAAAGGTCATGCCAATCAGGGAATTCTATTCAATGTCCAAGGCCATGATAAGTCATTAGGGAAGAATGAGGACAGCGGCAGCCCTGCTGTGGGGTTCCTTTTCAGGAGAATGCAATCTCCTCTGAGCTCGAGGCCTGTTTCTCCAGGATGTTTGCATCCCCAAGAACCAAAcgaaaaggagaggagagtgaCAAAATGACCAGGGACTATTATCCTGAGTTACCTGCCAACAAAACAGGAAATCGAAATGGCAAGGAGGAATATCTATAAAAACACAAATTGCCTAAATGAACCCCATGGGAAACTGACAGCCCATGCTACCCAACGTGAAAAAGAAAACTTGGCAAACCATAAATGAAGTGTCACAAACGACCGCCAAGTGACTGAGCCCCACAGCAGGGATAATTACCAGCAAATctattccctgggatcctggctACACTTCCTTTAAGAGGaatcattcctttattttaagaaatgtatTTTGCTTTCATTAAAGTCACTAAATCCATGTAAAAACAATGTACTCCAATTTCCAAAAGTATGTCT encodes:
- the LOC123254430 gene encoding protein YIPF1-like, with the translated sequence MLPIPGRNFVRLYIRSNPDLYGPFWICATLVFAIAISGNFSNFLIHLGDKTFHYVPEFRKGLLNAAPRAGNGCALHRDS